One segment of Chlorocebus sabaeus isolate Y175 chromosome 26, mChlSab1.0.hap1, whole genome shotgun sequence DNA contains the following:
- the MAP1A gene encoding microtubule-associated protein 1A isoform X2 yields MDGVAEFSEYVSETVDVPSPFDLLEPPTSGGFLKLSKPCCYIFPGGRGDSALFAVNGFNILVDGGSDRKSCFWKLVRHLDRIDSVLLTHIGADNLPGINGLLQRKVAELEEEQSQGSSSYSDWVKNLISPELGVVFFNVPEKLRLPDASRKAKRSIEEACLTLQHLNRLGIQAEPLYRVVSNTIEPLTLFHKMGVGRLDMYVLNPVKDSKEMQFLMQKWAGNSKAKTGIVLANGKEAEISVPYLTSITALVVWLPANPTEKIVRVLFPGNAPQNKILEGLEKLRHLDFLRYPVATQKDLASGAVPTNLKPSKIKQRADSKESLKATTKTAVSKLAKREEVVEEGAKEARSELAKELAKTEKKAKESSEKPPEKPAKPERVRTESSEALKAEKRKLIKDKVGKKHLKEKISKLEEKKDKEKKEIKKERKELKKDEGRKEEKKDAKKEEKRKDTKPEVKKISKPDLKPFTPEVRKTLYKAKAPGRVKVDRSRAVRGEKELSSEPRTSPAQKGAVPLPTISGHRELVLSSPEDLTQDFEEMKREETALLAEQRDMGLGDKPFPLYTAEEGPPSTAIQATPPCVPGLGQEEHVMKEKEVVPEVPEEQGSKDRGLDSGAETEEEKDTWEEEKQREAERLPDRTEAREESEPEVKEDVIEKAELEEMEEVHPSDEEEEDATKAEGFYQKHMQEALKVTPRSREAFGGRELGLQGKAPEKETSSFLSSLTTPAGATEHVSYIQDETIPGYSETEQTISDEEIHDEPEERPAPPRFHTSTYDLPGPEGAGPFEASQPADSAVPATSGKVYGAPETELTYPTNIVAAPLAEEEHVSSATSITECDKLSSFATSVAEDQSVASLTAPQTEETGKSSLLLDTVTSIPSSRTEATQGLDYVPSAGTISPTSSLEEDKGFKSPPCEDFSVTGESEKRGEIIGKGLSGERAVEEEEEETANVGMSEKLCSQYGTPVFSAPGHALHPGEPALGEAEERCLSPDDSTVKMASPPPSGPPSATHTPFHQSPVEEKSEPQDFQEADSWGDTKRTPGVGKEDAVEETVKPGPEEGTLEKEEKLPPPRSPQAQEAPVSIDERLTGCTIQLLPEQDKAIVFETMEAGEPTGPILGAEALPGSLRTLPQEPVKPQKDEVLRYPDRSLSPDDAESLSVLSVASPDTANQEPTPKSPCGLTEQYLHTDRWPEVSPEDTQSLSLSEESPSKETSLDVSSKQLSPESLGTLQFGELNLGKEETGHLMQAEDTSHHAAPMSVPEPHAATVSPPTDGTTRYSAQTNITDESLDRKLPASSLSHSTPSGHGKYLPGAITSPGEHILTPESSFSKSPESLPSPALENIAIEWEDKVPGLKDRTSEQKKKEPEPKDEVLQQKDKTLEHKEVVEPKDTAIYQKDEALDIKNEAVKQQDKALEQKGRDLEQKDTALEQKDKALEPKDKDLEEKDKALEQKDKIPEEKDKALEQKDTALEQKDKALEPKDKDLEQKDRVLEKEDKIPEEIDKALDQKVRSVEHKAPEDTVTEMKGRDLEQTDKAPEQKHQAQEQKDKISEKKDQALEQKYWALGQKDEALEQNIKALEEKDQTQEQESLLQEDKTRKPKMLEEKSPEKVKAMEEKLEALLEKTKALGLEESLVQEGKARKQEEKYWRGQDVVQEWRETSPTREEPVGEQKELAPAWEDTSPEQDNRYWRGRDDVALEQDTYWRELSCERKVWFPHELDGQGARPRYTEERESTFLDEGPDDEQEVPPREHTTRSPWASDFKDFQESSPQKGLEVERWLAESPVGLPPEEEDKLTRSPFEIISPPASPPEMVGQRVPSAPGQESPIPDPKLMPPMKNEPTTPSWLADIPPWVPKDRPLPPPPLSPAPGPPTPAPEPHTPAPFSWGTAEYDSVVAAVQEGAAELEGGPYSPLGKDYRKAEGEREEEGGAEAPDKSSHSSKVPEASKSHATMEPEQTEPEQREPTPYPDERSFQYADIYEQMMLTGLGPACPTREPPLGAAGDWPPRLSTKEEAAGRNTSAEKELSSPVSPKSLQSDTPTFSYAALAGPTVPPRPEPGPSVEPSLTPPAVPPRAPILSKGPSPPLNGNILSCSPDRRSPSPKESGRSHWDDSTSDSELEKGAREQSEKEAQSPSPPHPIPMGPPTLWPETEARISPPLDSHLGPARPSLDFPASAFGFSSLQPAPPQLPSPAEPRSAPCGSLAFSGDRALALAPGPPTRTRHDEYLEVTKAPSLDSSLPQLPSPSSPGAPLLSNLPRPASPALSDGSSSEATTPVISSVAERFSPGLEAAEQESGELDPGTEPAAHSLWDLTPLSPAPPASLDLALAPAPSLPGDMGNGTLPCHLECSGAATEKPSPFQGPSEDCAANGPTESSPNPPGPAPAKAENEEAAACPVWERGAWPEGAERSSRPDTLLSPEQPLCPAGGSRGPSSSASPEVEAGPQGCATEPRPHRGELSPSFLNPPLPPSTDDSDLSTEEGQLVGRGGRRRAGGPGTTGGPCPVTDETPPTSASDSGSSQSDSDVPPETEECPSITAEAALDSDEDGDFLPVDKAGGVSGTHHPRPGHDPPPLPQPDPRPSPPRPDVCMADPEGLSSESGRVERLREKEKVQGRVGRRAPGKAKPASPARRLDLRGKRSPTPGKGPADRASRAPARPRSTTSQVTPAEEKDGHSPMSKGLVNGLKAGPMALSSKGGSGAPVYVDLAYIPNHCSGKTADLDFFRRVRASYYVVSGNDPANGEPSRAVLDALLEGKAQWGENLQVTLIPTHDTEVTREWYQQTHEQQQQLNVLVLASSSTVVMQDESFPACKIEF; encoded by the exons ATGGATGGCGTGGCTGAGTTCTCCGAGTATGTCTCTGAGACTGTGGACGTGCCATCCCCATTTGACCTGCTAGAGCCCCCCACCTCAGGGGGCTTTCTCAAGCTCTCGAAGCCTTGTTGCTACATCTTCCCAGGTGGTCGTGGGGACTCTGCCCTCTTTGCTGTCAATGGTTTCAACATCCTGGTGGATGGTGGCTCTGATCGCAAGTCCTGCTTTTGGAAGCTGGTGCGGCATCTGGACCGCATTGACTCGGTGCTACTCACACACATTGGGGCAGACAACCTGCCAGGCATCAATGGACTACTGCAGCGCAAAGTGGCAGAGCTAGAGGAGGAGCAGTCCCAGGGCTCTAGCAGCTACAGCGACTGGGTGAAGAACCTTATCTCCCCTGAGCTTGGAGTTGTCTTTTTCAACGTGCCTGAAAAGCTGCGGCTTCCTGATGCCTCCCGGAAAGCCAAGCGCAGCATTGAGGAGGCCTGCCTCACTCTGCAGCACTTAAACCGCCTGGGCATCCAGGCTGAGCCTCTGTATCGTGTGGTCAGCAACACCATTGAGCCACTGACCCTCTTCCACAAAATGGGTGTGGGCCGGCTGGATATGTATGTCCTCAACCCTGTCAAGGACAGCAAGGAGATGCAGTTCCTCATGCAAAAGTGGGCAGGAAATAGTAAAGCCAAGACAGGCATCGTGCTGGCCAATGGGAAGGAGGCTGAGATCTCCGTACCCTACCTTACCTCTATCACTGCTCTGGTGGTCTGGCTACCAGCCAACCCCACTGAGAAGATTGTGCGTGTGCTTTTTCCAGGAAATGCTCCCCAAAACAAGATCTTGGAGGGCCTGGAAAAGCTTCGGCATCTGGACTTCCTGCGTTACCCTGTGGCCACACAGAAGGACCTGGCTTCTGGGGCTGTGCCTACCAACCTCAAGCCCAGCAAAATCAAACAGCGGGCTGATAGCAAGGAGAGCCTCAAAGCCACTACCAAGACAGCTGTGAGCAAGTTGGCCAAACGGGAGGAGGTGGTGGAAGAGGGAGCCAAGGAGGCCCGCTCAGAGCTGGCCAAGGAGTTAGCCAAAACAGAGAAGAAGGCAAAAGAGTCATCTGAGAAGCCCCCAGAGAAGCCTGCCAAGCCTGAGAGGGTGAGGACAGAGTCAAGTGAGGCACTGAAGGCAGAGAAGCGAAAGCTGATCAAAGACAAGGTAGGGAAAAAGCACCTTAAAGAAAAGATATCaaagctggaagaaaaaaaagacaaggagaaaaaagagatcaaaaaagagaggaaagagctcaagaaggatgaaggaaggaaggaggagaagaaggatgccaagaaggaggagaagaggaaagataCCAAACCTGAGGTCAAGAAGATTTCCAAGCCAGACCTAAAGCCCTTTACTCCTGAGGTACGTAAGACCCTCTATAAAGCCAAGGCCCCTGGAAGAGTCAAAGTAGACAGGAGCCGTGCTGTCCGTGGGGAGAAGGAGCTGTCTTCCGAGCCCCGGACATCCCCAGCCCAGAAGGGGGCTGTACCACTCCCAACCATCAGTGGGCACAGGGAGCTGGTCCTGTCCTCACCAGAGGACCTCACACAGGACTTTGAGGAGATGAAGCGTGAGGAGACGGCTTTGCTGGCTGAACAAAGGGACATGGGACTAGGAGATAAGCcattccctctatacactgcagAGGAGGGACCCCCAAGTACAGCTATCCAGGCAACACCACCCTGTGTTCCAGGGCTGGGACAAGAAGAACATGTGatgaaggagaaagaggttgtCCCAGAGGTCCCTGAGGAACAAGGCAGCAAGGACAGAGGCCTAGACTCTGGGGCtgaaacagaggaagagaaagatacctgggaggaagagaaacagaGGGAAGCAGAGAGGCTCCCAGACAGAACAGAAGCCAGAGAGGAAAGTGAACCTGAAGTAAAGGAGGATGTGATAGAAAAGGCTGAGTTAGAAGAAATGGAGGAGGTACACCCTTcagatgaggaggaagaggacgcGACAAAAGCTGAGGGTTTTTACCAAAAACATATGCAGGAAGCCTTGAAGGTAACTCCAAGGAGCAGGGAGGCTTTTGGGGGTCGGGAATTGGGACTCCAAGGCAAGGCCCCTGAGAAGGAGACCTCATCATTCCTAAGCAGCCTGACCACACCTGCAGGAGCCACTGAGCATGTCTCTTACATCCAGGATGAGACAATCCCTGGCTACTCAGAGACTGAGCAGACCATCTCAGATGAGGAGATTCATGATGAGCCGGAGGAGCGCCCAGCTCCACCCAGATTTCACACAAGTACGTATGACCTCCCCGGGCCTGAAGGTGCTGGCCCATTCGAAGCCAGCCAACCTGCCGATAGTGCTGTTCCTGCTACCTCTGGCAAAGTCTATGGAGCGCCAGAGACTGAACTCACCTACCCCACTAACATAGTGGCTGCCCCTTTGGCTGAAGAGGAACATGTGTCCTCAGCCACTTCAATAACTGAGTGTGACAAACTTTCTTCCTTTGCCACATCAGTGGCTGAGGACCAATCTGTGGCCTCACTTACAGCTCCCCAGACAGAGGAGACAGGCAAGAGCTCCCTGCTGCTTGACACAGTCACAAGCATCCCTTCCTCCCGTACTGAAGCTACGCAGGGCTTGGACTATGTGCCATCAGCTGGTACCATCTCACCCACCTCCTCACTGGAAGAAGACAAGGGCTTCAAATCACCACCCTGTGAGGACTTCTCTGTGACTGGGGAgtcagagaagagaggagagatcatagggaaaggcttgtcTGGAGAGAGAGctgtggaagaggaagaggaggagacagcAAATGTAGGGATGTCTGAGAAACTTTGCAGTCAATATGGAACTCCAGTGTTTAGTGCCCCTGGGCATGCCCTACATCCAGGGGAACCAGCCCTTGGAGAAGCGGAGGAGCGGTGCCTTAGCCCAGATGACAGCACAGTGAAGATGGCTTCTCCTCCACCATCTGGCCCACCCAGTGCCACCCACACACCCTTTCATCAGTCCCCAGTGGAAGAAAAGTCTGAGCCCCAAGACTTTCAGGAAGCAGACTCCTGGGGAGACACTAAGCGCACACCAGGTGTGGGCAAGGAAGATGCTGTGGAGGAGACAGTCAAGCCAGGGCCTGAAGAGGGCAcactagagaaggaagagaagcttCCTCCTCCCAGGAGCCCCCAGGCCCAGGAAGCACCTGTCAGCATTGATGAGAGACTTACAGGCTGTACCATTCAACTGCTGCCAGAGCAGGATAAAGCAATAGTCTTTGAGACTATGGAGGCAGGAGAGCCCACAGGCCCCATTCTGGGAGCAGAAGCCCTTCCCGGAAGTTTGAGGACATTACCCCAAGAACCTGTCAAACCTCAGAAAGATGAGGTGCTCAGATATCCTGACAGAAGCCTCTCTCCTGACGATGCAGAATCCCTCTCTGTCCTCAGCGTGGCCTCCCCAGACACTGCCAACCAAGAGCCCACCCCCAAGTCTCCCTGTGGCCTGACAGAGCAGTACCTACACACAGACCGTTGGCCAGAGGTATCTCCAGAAGACACCCAGTCACTTTCTCTGTCAGAAGAGAGTCCCAGCAAGGAGACCTCCCTGGATGTCTCTTCTAAGCAACTCTCTCCAGAAAGCCTTGGCACCCTCCAGTTTGGGGAACTAAACCTTGGGAAGGAAGAAACGGGGCATCTGATGCAGGCCGAGGATACCTCTCACCACGCAGCTCCCATGTCTGTTCCAGAGCCCCATGCAGCCACAGTGTCACCTCCCACAGACGGGACGACTCGATACTCTGCACAGACAAACATCACAGATGAGAGCCTTGACAGGAAATTACCTGCCAGCTCATTATCTCACTCTACACCTTCAGGACATGGGAAGTACTTACCTGGGGCGATCACAAGCCCTGGTGAACACATTCTGACACCTGAGAGCTCCTTCTCCAAGAGTCCTGAGTCTTTGCCAAGCCCTGCCTTGGAGAACATTGCCATAGAGTGGGAAGATAAAGTTCCAGGGTTGAAGGACAGAACCTCAGAACAGAAGAAGAAGGAACCTGAGCCAAAGGATGAAGTTTTACAGCAGAAAGACAAAACTCTGGAGCACAAGGAGGTAGTAGAGCCGAAGGACACAGCCATCTATCAGAAAGATGAGGCTCTGGATATAAAGAACGAGGCTGTGAAACAGCAGGATAAGGCtttagaacaaaaaggcagagactTAGAACAAAAGGACACAGCCCTGGAACAGAAGGACAAGGCCCTGGAACCAAAAGACAAAGActtagaagaaaaagacaaggcCCTGGAACAGAAGGATAAGATCccagaagagaaagacaaagcctTAGAACAAAAGGACACAGCCCTGGAACAGAAGGACAAGGCTCTGGAACCAAAAGATAAAGACTTAGAACAAAAGGACCGGGTGCTGGAAAAGGAGGATAAGATCCCAGAAGAGATAGACAAAGCCTTAGATCAAAAAGTCAGAAGTGTTGAACATAAGGCTCCAGAGGACACGGTCACTGAAATGAAGGGCAGAGACCTAGAACAGACAGACAAAGCCCCTGAACAGAAACACCAGGCCCAGGAACAAAAGGATAAAATCTCAGAAAAGAAGGATCAGGCCTTAGAACAAAAATACTGGGCTTTGGGACAGAAGGATGAAGCCCTGGAACAAAACATTAAGGCTCTGGAAGAGAAGGACCAAACTCAGGAACAGGAGAGCCTACTGCAGGAGGATAAAACCAGGAAACCAAAGATGCTAGAGGAAAAATCCCCAGAAAAGGTCAAGGCCATGGAAGAGAAGTTAGAAGCTCTTCTGGAGAAGACCAAAGCTCTGGGCCTGGAAGAGAGCCTAGTGCAGGAGGGCAAGGccagaaagcaggaagagaagtaCTGGAGGGGGCAGGATGTGGTCCAGGAGTGGCGAGAAACATCTCCTACCAGAGAAGAGCCGGTTGGAGAACAGAAAGAGCTTGCCCCGGCATGGGAGGATACATCTCCTGAGCAGGACAATAGGTATTGGAGAGGCAGAGATGATGTGGCCTTGGAACAGGACACATACTGgagggagctaagctgtgagcgGAAAGTCTGGTTCCCTCACGAGCTGGATGGTCAGGGGGCCCGCCCACGCTACACTGAGGAACGGGAAAGTACTTTCCTAGATGAGGGCCCAGACGATGAGCAAGAAGTGCCCCCGCGGGAACACACAACCCGGAGCCCCTGGGCCTCAGACTTCAAGGATTTCCAGGAATCCTCCCCACAGAAGGGGCTGGAGGTGGAGCGCTGGCTTGCTGAATCACCAGTTGGGTTGCCACCAGAGGAAGAGGACAAACTGACCCGCTCTCCCTTTGAGATCATCTCCCCTCCGGCTTCCCCACCTGAGATGGTTGGACAAAGGGTTCCTTCAGCCCCAGGACAAGAGAGTCCTATCCCAGACCCTAAGCTCATGCCACCCATGAAAAATGAACCCACTACCCCCTCATGGCTGGCTGACATCCCACCCTGGGTGCCCAAGGACAgacccctcccccctccacccctttccccagctccaggtccccccacccctgccccagagCCCCACACTCCTGCACCCTTCTCTTGGGGCACAGCTGAGTATGACAGTGTGGTGGCTGCAGTGCAGGAGGGGGCAGCTGAGTTGGAAGGTGGGCCATACTCCCCGCTGGGGAAGGACTACCGCAAGgctgaaggggaaagggaagaagaaggtGGGGCTGAGGCTCCTGACAAAAGCTCACACAGCTCAAAGGTACCAGAGGCCAGCAAAAGCCATGCCACCATGGAGCCTGAGCAGACTGAGCCGGAGCAGAGAGAGCCCACACCCTATCCTGATGAGAGAAGCTTTCAGTATGCAGACATCTATGAGCAGATGATGCTTACTGGGCTTGGCCCTGCATGCCCCACTAGAGAGCCTCCACTTGGAGCAGCTGGGGATTGGCCCCCACGCCTCTCAACCAAGGAGGAGGCTGCCGGCCGAAACACATCTGCAGAGAAGGAGCTTTCATCTCCTGTCTCACCCAAGAGCCTCCAATCTGACACTCCAACCTTCAGCTATGCAGCCCTGGCAGGACCCACTGTACCCCCAAGGCCAGAGCCAGGGCCAAGTGTGGAGCCCAGCCTCACCCCACCTGCAGTTCCCCCCCGTGCTCCTATCCTGAGCAAAGGCCCAAGCCCCCCTCTTAATGGTAACATCCTGAGCTGCAGCCCAGATAGGAGGTCCCCATCCCCCAAGGAATCAGGCCGGAGTCATTGGGATGACAGCACTAGTGACTCAGAACTGGAGAAGGGGGCTCGGGAACAGTCAGAAAAAGAGGCCCAATCCCCAAGTCCTCCTCACCCCATTCCTATGGGGCCCCCCACATTATGGCCAGAAACTGAGGCACGAATTAGCCCTCCCTTGGACTCACACCTGGGACCTGCCCGACCCAGTCTGGACTTCCCTGCTTCAGCCTTTGGCTTCTCCTCATTGCAGCCAGCTCCCCCACAGCTACCCTCTCCAGCTGAACCCCGCTCAGCACCCTGTGGCTCCCTTGCCTTCTCTGGCGACCGAGCTCTGGCTCTGGCTCCAGGACCCCCCACCAGAACCCGGCATGATGAATACCTGGAAGTGACCAAGGCCCCCAGCCTGGATTCCTCACTGCCCCAGCTCCCATCACCCAGCTCTCCTGGGGCCCCTCTCCTCTCCAATCTGCCACGACCTGCCTCACCAGCCCTGTCTGATGGCTCCTCCTCTGAAGCTACCACACCTGTGATTTCGAGTGTGGCTGAGCGCTTCTCTCCAGGCCTTGAGGCTGCAGAACAGGAGTCTGGAGAACTGGACCCAGGAACGGAACCAGCTGCCCACAGCCTCTGGGACCTCACTCCTCTGAGCCCAGCACCCCCAGCTTCACTGGACTTGGCCCTAGCTCCGGCTCCAAGCCTGCCTGGAGACATGGGTAATGGCACCCTGCCGTGCCACCTGGAGTGCTCAGGGGCAGCCACGGAGAAGCCAAGCCCCTTCCAGGGTCCCTCTGAGGACTGTGCAGCCAATGGCCCAACTGAAAGCAGCCCTAaccccccaggccctgccccagccAAGGCTGAAAACGAAGAGGCTGCGGCTTGTCCTGTCTGGGAACGTGGAGCCTGGCCTGAAGGAGCTGAGAGGAGCTCCCGGCCTGACACACTGCTCTCCCCTGAGCAGCCACTGTGTCCTGCAGGGGGCTCCAGGGGTCCATCCAGCAGTGCCTCTCCCGAGGTCGAAGCTGGGCCCCAGGGATGTGCCACTGAGCCCCGGCCCCATCGTGGGGAGCTCTCCCCATCCTTCCTGAACCCACCTCTGCCCCCATCCACAGATGATAGCGACCTCTCAACTGAGGAAGGTCAACTAGTAGGAAGAGGGGGGCGGCGTCGGGCAGGAGGGCCAGGGACCACGGGGGGCCCATGCCCTGTGACTGATGAGACACCCCCCACATCAGCCAGTGACTCAGGCTCCTCACAGTCAGATTCTGATGTCCCGCCAGAAACTGAGGAGTGCCCATCCATCACAGCTGAGGCAGCCCTCGACTCAGATGAAGACGGGGACTTCCTGCCTGTGGACAAAGCTGGGGGTGTCAGTGGTACTCACCACCCCAGGCCTGGCCATGACCCACCCCCTCTCCCACAGCCAGACCCCCGCCCATCCCCTCCCCGCCCTGATGTGTGCATGGCTGACCCTGAGGGGCTCAGCTCAGAGTCTGGGAGAGTAGAGAGGCTACGGGAGAAGGAGAAGGTTCAGGGGCGAGTAGGGCGCAGGGCCCCAGGCAAGGCCAAGCCAGCGTCCCCTGCACGGCGTCTGGATCTTCGGGGAAAACGTTCACCCACCCCTGGTAAAGGGCCTGCAGATCGAGCATCCCGGGCCCCAGCCCGACCACGCAGCACTACAAGCCAGGTCACCCCAGCAGAGGAAAAGGATGGACACAGCCCCATGTCCAAAGGCCTAGTCAATGGACTCAAGGCAGGACCGA TGGCCTTGAGTTCCAAGGGCGGCTCTGGTGCCCCTGTATATGTGGATCTCGCCTACATCCCGAATCATTGCAGTGGCAAGACTGCTGACCTTGACTTCTTCCGTCGAGTGCGTGCATCCTACTATGTGGTCAGTGGGAATGACCCTGCCAATGGAGAGCCAAGCCGGGCTGTGCTGGATGCCCTGCTGGAGGGCAAGGCCCAGTGGGGGGAGAATCTTCAG GTGACTCTGATCCCTACTCATGACACGGAGGTGACTCGTGAGTGGTACCAACAAACTCAcgagcagcagcagcaactgAACGTCCTGGTCCTGGCTAGCAGCAGCACCGTGGTCATGCAGGATGAGTCCTTCCCTGCCTGCAAGATTGAGTTCTGA